From the Ctenopharyngodon idella isolate HZGC_01 chromosome 3, HZGC01, whole genome shotgun sequence genome, one window contains:
- the LOC127509349 gene encoding butyrophilin-like protein 2 isoform X2 produces MHLPNCVLMSVLLMISHGLLVHGPFGPLVAPLGSSVVLPCYVDEFLPMKDLEVEWRRTDSETLVHLYQDGKSRPEAQQQDYHDRAHFFTDQIQHGNFSLHLDNLRAEDEGRYTCTVYSQQDSGKTVITLKSADRLLVSGSDEPISVFVGEDITLNCSVDSHITPEHIEEVSWKKTDEDEDILVLLYQNNETLPDSSDERYRDRVEFFTDEIPKGNFSLRLKNVRTEDKGVYLCEVFAGGLSANATAVLEQLGEGQAKRSSIYYLENTQKLLERVNRLVGF; encoded by the exons GGTTGCTTGTGCATGGTCCCTTTGGTCCTCTTGTTGCTCCTCTGGGATCTTCAGTGGTTTTGCCCTGTTATGTTGATGAATTCTTACCAATGAAGGATCTGGAGGTGGAATGGAGAAGAACAGACTCAGAGACTCTGGTTCATCTGTATCAAGATGGTAAGAGTCGACCAGAGGCCCAGCAGCAGGATTATCATGATAGAGCTCATTTCTTTACTGATCAGATTCAACATGGAAACTTCTCCCTCCATCTGGACAATCTGAGAGCTGAAGATGAGGGACGATacacatgtacagtatatagtCAACAGGATTCTGGTAAAACTGTGATCACATTAAAGAGTGCAG ATCGTTTGCTAGTATCAGGATCAGATGAACCCATATCTGTGTTTGTCGGTGAGGACATCACTCTGAACTGCTCTGTAGACTCTCACATCACACCTGAACACATTGAAGAGGTTTCATGGAAGAaaacagatgaagatgaagatatTCTGGTTCTGCTctatcaaaacaatgaaactttACCAGATTCATCAGATGAGCGATACAGAGACAGAGTTGAGTTTTTCACTGATGAAATCCCCAAAGGAAACTTCTCTCTCAGACTGAAGAATGTCAGAACTGAGGACAAAGGAGTTTACTTGTGTGAAGTGTTTGCTGGAGGACTTTCAGCCAATGCAACTGCAGTATTGGAGCAACTGG GAGAAGGACAAGCCAAGAGATCCAGTAtatattatttggaaaatacACAAAAGCTTTTGGAAAGAGTTAATCGTCTAGTGGGGTTTTAG
- the LOC127509349 gene encoding butyrophilin-like protein 2 isoform X1 — protein sequence MHLPNCVLMSVLLMISHGLLVHGPFGPLVAPLGSSVVLPCYVDEFLPMKDLEVEWRRTDSETLVHLYQDGKSRPEAQQQDYHDRAHFFTDQIQHGNFSLHLDNLRAEDEGRYTCTVYSQQDSGKTVITLKSADRLLVSGSDEPISVFVGEDITLNCSVDSHITPEHIEEVSWKKTDEDEDILVLLYQNNETLPDSSDERYRDRVEFFTDEIPKGNFSLRLKNVRTEDKGVYLCEVFAGGLSANATAVLEQLGFSVSHIMVLILCISASGSALLLCCLIYCRSPYKGTNNLFFFFFFFFED from the exons GGTTGCTTGTGCATGGTCCCTTTGGTCCTCTTGTTGCTCCTCTGGGATCTTCAGTGGTTTTGCCCTGTTATGTTGATGAATTCTTACCAATGAAGGATCTGGAGGTGGAATGGAGAAGAACAGACTCAGAGACTCTGGTTCATCTGTATCAAGATGGTAAGAGTCGACCAGAGGCCCAGCAGCAGGATTATCATGATAGAGCTCATTTCTTTACTGATCAGATTCAACATGGAAACTTCTCCCTCCATCTGGACAATCTGAGAGCTGAAGATGAGGGACGATacacatgtacagtatatagtCAACAGGATTCTGGTAAAACTGTGATCACATTAAAGAGTGCAG ATCGTTTGCTAGTATCAGGATCAGATGAACCCATATCTGTGTTTGTCGGTGAGGACATCACTCTGAACTGCTCTGTAGACTCTCACATCACACCTGAACACATTGAAGAGGTTTCATGGAAGAaaacagatgaagatgaagatatTCTGGTTCTGCTctatcaaaacaatgaaactttACCAGATTCATCAGATGAGCGATACAGAGACAGAGTTGAGTTTTTCACTGATGAAATCCCCAAAGGAAACTTCTCTCTCAGACTGAAGAATGTCAGAACTGAGGACAAAGGAGTTTACTTGTGTGAAGTGTTTGCTGGAGGACTTTCAGCCAATGCAACTGCAGTATTGGAGCAACTGG GTTTCTCTGTTTCACACATCATGGTGTTGATTCTCTGTATTTCTGCATCTGGATCTGCACTTCTGCTCTGCTGTCTGATCTACTGCAGGTCACCATATAAAGGTACAAataatcttttctttttctttttttttttttttgaggattaG